From Bombyx mori chromosome 3, ASM3026992v2, the proteins below share one genomic window:
- the LOC101745807 gene encoding uncharacterized protein LOC101745807: protein MSSSDSVETAGSHGGSSVKPRRTKKMRVSTIHDNDILPSDIRKFNLKVPPFSPEDPEIWFALLEGQFDNYGMTEDHIKFNNVITNLDIPHAKAVKDIIVHPPTSNRYDKIKSELIRRLSASHEKKVKQLLTHEELGDRKPSQFLRHLMDLAGPSVPHEFIQTIWSNRLPNSIQTVLAPQPTHSLEQLSDLADRIQEITTPCNVAATSTCGKSSINQSSEIAELRKMVERLALRLEDQTRTTNRSQNRSRPRWRTTSRSRTRSASNYRRYPVCWYHAKFGVKASKCQKPCDYNESGNATGSR from the coding sequence ATGAGCAGCAGTGATTCTGTCGAGACCGCTGGTTCTCATGGAGGTAGCAGTGTAAAACCCCGACGAACGAAAAAAATGCGCGTTTCCACGATACACGACAACGACATTTTGCCGTCCGACATTCGGAAGTTTAATTTGAAGGTGCCTCCGTTTTCTCCAGAGGACCCAGAAATTTGGTTTGCACTTCTAGAAGGCCAATTCGATAACTATGGCATGACAGAAGACCACATCAAGTTCAATAATGTTATCACTAACCTTGACATTCCTCACGCGAAGGCGGTAAAGGATATTATCGTGCATCCTCCGACCAGCAATCGCTATGATAAAATTAAGAGCGAGCTCATCAGACGTCTTTCCGCCTCCCATGAAAAGAAGGTCAAGCAATTGCTAACTCATGAAGAGTTAGGCGACCGAAAACCGTCGCAGTTTCTGAGGCATCTCATGGACCTAGCCGGACCGTCCGTCCCACATGAGTTTATCCAAACTATCTGGAGTAACCGCCTGCCGAACAGTATCCAGACGGTACTAGCACCGCAGCCTACCCATTCGCTAGAACAGCTGTCGGACCTTGCTGACCGAATACAGGAAATAACTACTCCATGCAACGTCGCAGCCACTTCAACATGCGGGAAGAGTAGTATCAACCAGTCCAGTGAGATCGCAGAGCTGAGGAAAATGGTGGAACGCCTCGCGTTAAGACTCGAAGACCAGACTCGCACCACAAACCGCTCCCAGAACCGTTCTCGGCCTCGGTGGCGTACGACATCCCGCAGCAGAACACGATCTGCTTCCAATTATCGACGGTACCCCGTTTGTTGGTACCACGCGAAGTTCGGGGTTAAGGCAAGCAAATGCCAGAAGCCGTGCGACTACAACGAGTCGGGAAATGCTACAGGCAGTCGATAA